In Daphnia magna isolate NIES unplaced genomic scaffold, ASM2063170v1.1 Dm_contigs141, whole genome shotgun sequence, the DNA window CTCCCTCTCATTGGTAGATTTTGGCGAGTCTTCTTTCCAACACCAGGCCAGCCGGATTCAGTAGTTCTTGGTGACATGTGTTTGTGTGTACTAGTGCTAGTGTAAAATGTCTATTTTTTTGGTGCTGGAATGCCAACAAGCATGGCCAGGTCCGGGCGGTCGTGGTAATACGGCCGTTCGTGGTGCGCTGCGGTAATGCAGGCACGGGTCGGTAAGACGGTAATGCGTGAACCCGGATGGgtatttgtgtgtgtatttgaTGGTCAGGAAAATAGACCGAGTCAGTTATGTCCGAGAATTTCTTACTGTTGTACCCAAATCATACTGTTACCGAGCCACGTCTTTATGCTTGGTATATATTCTGATGACAACCTTCGAGAATATGCAGCGAAAAAACGTCAACACTTCCATTTCGAGACCAGTAGCTTACACTGTCAGTTAACGTAGGCTATTTATAAGCACGGATCACTGAAGTAAGGTGCCCTAACACTTGGGAACTGTATAATTGGATAAACTTTGTGTGTCGTAACCTGTCGCTTAGTTGTCGAGGAAGGTTTCTCTGCGTCAATAGTTAATTTTCAAAGGTTCttcttttcaaatcaaataaacGACACCAATACGTCGTATAGGAGTTTGTGTAGGCCTAACGAGATGTGCTAAACGCACCATTGTTACCTATGGACTAGATAGCACGCGTTTAGCGACCACAAATGTCCAAATAAAGTAATCGATAACCGTCGATAACTAGGCTACCGGTAATCAATTTCTGTAGGCGTAGACAGTTCAATGATTTTGTGTTCCTAAAAATACATAGAGACAACTCGTGTTTCTAAATCGACTATAAGGCTTGTAGTGCGCAGCTGTCAAGAGTAGCGAAAATCAATAGTCTGTTCCTTGTGTGTCGTATTTGCCGTCACGACACACAGTTTGGCGATTAAATTGAACCAGGGAGGTACCAAGATCACGTCGGCGGTTGTCGACGcatctaatttttttcaatggaaatTCTTAAGCTATCGCTCTTCATTGACATTCTATTGTTTTTGGTGCCTCTCCTACGAGCTGATATAAACCGAACGGGTTGTAATCGCACAGTAGAAGCTGGTGATGTTTTGGCAAATCCCTTGTTGACCGGTTATAATAAAGGTCGACCCTACAATTGCTGGTTTCTCGTAAGTCATTCGGTTCCATTTAACTTGAATATCTTTTCGACTGAAAAACTTCATTTAGCTTTGACTCATTTAATCTCTGTAATTGAAGCTTCTTTGTCGAGTATTTTCGTTCACAATTGTTAACTGCTTAAACGAATGAGAATAAATCAACGGGAAATTTGATCGGAGAATTTTCGGAAATTCGAATAGGTGAAGCCTCGTGCTAATAGTGCACCAAAAGACGTTGCTCTTGTCATTGTCCTAAAATTCCAACGTTTTCAATGGGGACAGCTCATCAACGCTACGACCTGCATCGGCGGAAATCTTAAGGTACAGTATGAGGAGTGGCGATGATCTCATTATCTTCGATCCTAACGCATAGCGACGACTATAATTGCCAAAATCATATCATGTCCACAGATATACGATGGGCCGACGGCATTGCATGATTCGGGCAATCCCGGATTCTACTGCGGGGAGATCGAGCGAAGCAGGTTATTTATTTCGGAGAACAACATGGTGAAATTGCATTTCTTCGCTGAGAGCTATGATGATCGCTACCAATTTGCAGTTTATACGCGCCAGGTTAGTTCCGtattgaacaacaaaaaaaaaagtccattCTCCTAATAGAGGGGTAAGCGTTAATCGATATATCGCACTTTCTGCTGATGCACGTCCACTaggaacaacaacagcaactgGTCGAACGATACGGACACCATCCTCCGCTCTATCctcaccgaagaggacaacCCATGACACCTGggtaaaataatattttgaaatttaggCTGTGCTCGCCAGAATGTTTAATTATAAGTAATCTATAGCTAATGAatgaataataatattaatttcCTGACTTTTGAACACCAATTCTTGAATCCTTTCGATTATATAGTTCTTTATCTTGCGATCGAGAATTTACCGACTGTCGATTGCAGACGTGTTTTGTCCAGTCACCAAACTTCCCAGGTGTCTATCCTCGTAATCGCCGCTGCCTTTATCACGTAAGCACCCGGCAGCCGTTCATCAAggtaaatatatttttaaaccTTTACTAATCAGCCAACAAATCACTGCTTGTCGCAAGAATAGAGTGAAAGCAGTGACATTTTTTCGCTTAGCTTTTTACTGAAGACGGAGAATTCAACGTGGATGGCCAACGATGCGATAATTACATAATGTGTCCACTTCGCCCCATAGGGGAAGAAATTTGTCCTCATGATTTTATCAGGTAAGGAAAGCTATGaaacctttttattttacttcaACTAAATCCTGCATTTAACTAACTCAAACATCTTCTTTAGGGTGTATGACGGCAACAGCGAGTCCGCTGTGGTCATTGGCACATTTTGTGGCATTGGCCGTTTCCCTTTTTCCATCGTCGGCACAGGAACAGATCTTCTACTAGAATTCGTTTCTTCGACAGCTGGTAGGTGTCAATCGAAAAGATCTTGCCTAGTAAACTACTACTTGTCTCGTTTTTTCGACCAGGGCCATTGCTAAATACCGGTTTCCACTTCAATGTGGATAGCTGGCCGGGGAATGTTGGCAGTGTCTTCAATCAGCATATGGTCCAACAACCAACCGAGAAATCAACTAACGATTCTAAACACAATCCAGTTTGCAGCTACGTACTGACCAGCGCATCATTGGAAGGCAGTGGGGATTCAGAGGTTCGTTGCTTCATCAAACGTGGATGACTTTAGCAGTTTAATTTCCATTTCTGAATACGACTGTCGTTTAGGGATTGTTCCTTTCGCCCATGCACTGGTACCTGCCCAACACCGTTTGCACTTACCTTATAACAGGGAAACCTGAGCAAATCGTCCGTGTCTATTTCCCGACGTAAGTGCAATCATTAGGCTTCTATTTCGTTCCTTTTAATATTCCTACttgtctgtttatttttataaaagaAAGATTAATATTTCTCAACCATTCGGAAAGCTCGAGCAATGAGTTTTTgtggattttattttatttttttccattttttccccccaatGGTTAAGCACATAAaccaaaattttatttccctccTTTAGATTCCGCATTAGCAAACCCGATGCTCCTATTAAGCAACCGACGGGTGACTGCAGTGAATCATTGACTATCTATGACGGAAATACGGCTAATCCAGCTCGAATTATCAAAACATTTTGTGACACCTTTTCGAAGCCACTAGAACGAAAGGACTTTCTGTCAACGGGCAACTCCATGTTCATTCGCTTTCACAGGTTGGTGTTTCGCTCTCTTGAGAAACCTCCCCGTAGAAGGAATTTTACGGATTCTTATCTCTATTCTATGCTGATCGCCATGTCAACGAGAGCAGTCGAATTGGATCGTACAGTGGATCTTCCATCAACTTTTGGGCCCATTACGACTTCTTTAACAACAGTCAGCCTGAAGGACTTAAAACTGCTGATAGCGATTGTGACGTCGTTTATGAGCCGGCCACTCGTACCTCAGGTCAATGGATTTCACCGTTCAACACCCTGCTATTCAAACGTTCGGCAGATTCATCCGACCTCAAATGCCGCTACACTTTTCAGGTAAGATCGTATTTGTATGCCTATGAAGaaatacaacacaaaactCAAAATTTGGTGTAGCTCATGCCAGCCATTTCTGTGAATCGTACAGGGTAACCGACGCAGTTCTAGTCGAGTGATGTTGACTCTGCAAAGCGTCAATTTGAAGTCTGTAGCATATCCTTGTGCGGATCGTCTGATTTTTCGAGATTTGAAAAACGATCTAACCATACTCGACGTGAGCGCTAACCGGCTTAAAGCAACGGGCAATTATACAAGCACGAGAGGCAAGGGCTACCTTTGTCAACTGCAGTTCCAGGTATTCGTTATACATGCTAAGTTTCGCTGACTACAACATAACAAACTACCCAT includes these proteins:
- the LOC116932693 gene encoding uncharacterized protein LOC116932693, producing MEILKLSLFIDILLFLVPLLRADINRTGCNRTVEAGDVLANPLLTGYNKGRPYNCWFLVKPRANSAPKDVALVIVLKFQRFQWGQLINATTCIGGNLKIYDGPTALHDSGNPGFYCGEIERSRLFISENNMVKLHFFAESYDDRYQFAVYTRQEQQQQLVERYGHHPPLYPHRRGQPMTPGSLSCDREFTDCRLQTCFVQSPNFPGVYPRNRRCLYHVSTRQPFIKLFTEDGEFNVDGQRCDNYIMCPLRPIGEEICPHDFIRVYDGNSESAVVIGTFCGIGRFPFSIVGTGTDLLLEFVSSTAGPLLNTGFHFNVDSWPGNVGSVFNQHMVQQPTEKSTNDSKHNPVCSYVLTSASLEGSGDSEGLFLSPMHWYLPNTVCTYLITGKPEQIVRVYFPTFRISKPDAPIKQPTGDCSESLTIYDGNTANPARIIKTFCDTFSKPLERKDFLSTGNSMFIRFHSRIGSYSGSSINFWAHYDFFNNSQPEGLKTADSDCDVVYEPATRTSGQWISPFNTLLFKRSADSSDLKCRYTFQGNRRSSSRVMLTLQSVNLKSVAYPCADRLIFRDLKNDLTILDVSANRLKATGNYTSTRGKGYLCQLQFQMGNMSTPSRILSSTPSLLAALHIDALRSTSLYFKSSSPVFSGRYDFIHPLYICGSPRPNVTVDGVINLPQYFEDGDVVSPLICAWDFVIQRENKKVAGNETAAMMLNVEVSGLLNLTRVQKMSQCGDPNGNFVEVTVPGNEMPLLLLCSKPERHNDFYKGIRLREGFDDLDIMKETHYQPDVNYDYIKSSGFSTSLPLFHSKLPHHKAVIIVKLNNLKTSYGVRISWSAVH